A genomic region of Candidatus Methylacidithermus pantelleriae contains the following coding sequences:
- a CDS encoding metal-dependent hydrolase, which produces MEIYLRYYGHACFSIEAGETILLFDPFIRSNPLAAGKVDPLALRPHYILVSHGHRDHVEDTSWIAGLSQAQVVANFEVAQWLERQGVKRTYPMNFGGVLRFVGGEARFVPAAHSSSLPDGSYGGNPGGFVLMLEKKTLYYSGDTSLTSEMGLLGELYSPETSILPIGGTFTMDIEEAVHAARFLRSRRVVGVHYDTFEAIRIDHEKARNTFAAAGIELQLVPIGESIRL; this is translated from the coding sequence ATGGAAATCTACCTTCGCTATTACGGTCATGCTTGTTTTTCGATCGAGGCGGGAGAGACCATTCTTTTATTTGATCCCTTTATTCGTTCCAATCCTTTGGCCGCGGGCAAGGTAGACCCGCTTGCGCTTCGGCCCCATTACATTCTGGTCTCTCACGGGCATAGGGATCATGTGGAAGACACCTCCTGGATTGCGGGTTTATCCCAAGCTCAGGTGGTGGCAAACTTCGAGGTGGCGCAATGGTTGGAGCGCCAGGGAGTCAAGCGTACTTATCCCATGAATTTCGGGGGAGTTCTGCGGTTTGTGGGAGGGGAGGCTCGCTTTGTTCCCGCAGCCCATTCGTCGAGCTTACCCGATGGCAGTTACGGCGGAAACCCCGGGGGTTTTGTCCTTATGCTGGAAAAAAAGACTCTCTACTACAGCGGAGATACTTCTCTTACGAGCGAAATGGGGCTTTTGGGAGAACTCTACTCCCCAGAGACGTCGATTTTGCCCATTGGGGGAACGTTTACTATGGACATTGAGGAAGCCGTCCATGCCGCCAGGTTTTTGCGGAGCCGGCGGGTCGTTGGTGTTCACTACGACACGTTTGAGGCCATTCGGATTGACCACGAAAAGGCCCGCAACACGTTTGCCGCGGCGGGAATCGAGCTCCAGTTGGTACCCATCGGAGAAAGCATTAGATTGTAA
- a CDS encoding thioredoxin domain-containing protein, with translation MNRLAEQKSLYLRQHANNPVDWYPWGEEALRKAREENKPIFLSIGYASCHWCHVMAKESFEDSQIAQLLNERFVPVKVDREERPDLDELYMAFVQATTGQGGWPLSVWLTPDRKPFYGGTYFPKDDRWGRPGFGRVLERIAWLWENQPERLREHGEQAVQRLKELLHLRGDSGGEEAVGSLPAEIVENVFQAFRQDFDPVHGGFGGAPKFPRPSILFFLFRYAAWRRPVDPRAGEALGMACKTLEGMGRGGIRDHLGGGFHRYAVDGAWKVPHFEKMLYDQAQLALVYLEGFQWTGAREWAEVARETLEFALRELASREGAFYSSLAADSPDPQSGGEPKEGAFYLWTLEELDSVLEEPLRELVHRFYGLSPEGNIPQEVDAHGELRRKNVLWQAAMLEEVAQELGLSREEASQLLQLARRQLWEARERRPKPWVDDKIVAGWNGLMISALARVGTALEEAVFVECAERCGEFLWSQFWDPLNERLFRIYRNGVSDIGGFALDYACVVSGFLELFEATGREEWLERACRVQHSMDRRFWDDGEGGYFAAEEDPSLWLRLKERYDGAEPAPQSIALSNLVRLSSWTGEKTYWDRAEALVRAEGKILQRFPEALPWFAGVLPRLEAPPTQLVLVASHWDDRARELKKALFERFLPFVEKVLVSRPTGTLREVRDRVANELQWLPKDDPGPSVYICQKGACQVPIRDPRIFEATLKELAPRTPEEVAPAYG, from the coding sequence ATGAACCGTCTCGCTGAGCAGAAGAGCCTCTATCTGCGCCAGCACGCAAACAATCCGGTGGATTGGTACCCATGGGGAGAGGAAGCGCTGCGCAAGGCCAGGGAGGAAAACAAGCCCATTTTTCTTTCCATCGGATATGCCAGTTGTCACTGGTGTCACGTGATGGCCAAGGAGTCGTTTGAGGATTCTCAGATTGCCCAGTTGCTCAATGAGCGGTTTGTTCCGGTCAAAGTGGATCGAGAAGAGCGACCGGACCTTGACGAGTTATACATGGCCTTTGTTCAGGCCACGACAGGCCAGGGAGGGTGGCCCCTTTCGGTTTGGCTAACGCCGGATCGAAAACCTTTCTATGGAGGCACCTATTTTCCCAAGGACGACCGGTGGGGCCGCCCTGGGTTTGGGAGGGTGCTGGAGCGAATCGCTTGGCTTTGGGAAAACCAGCCCGAGCGTTTGAGAGAGCATGGCGAGCAAGCGGTTCAACGTCTTAAAGAACTTTTGCATTTGCGGGGCGATTCCGGGGGAGAGGAAGCGGTAGGGAGCTTGCCCGCAGAAATTGTGGAAAACGTTTTCCAAGCGTTTCGCCAAGATTTTGATCCGGTTCACGGTGGTTTTGGCGGAGCTCCAAAATTTCCGCGGCCTTCGATTCTTTTCTTTCTTTTCCGCTATGCTGCCTGGAGACGACCGGTGGATCCCCGGGCCGGAGAGGCCCTGGGCATGGCTTGTAAAACCCTCGAGGGGATGGGACGGGGAGGGATTCGGGACCATTTGGGAGGAGGTTTTCACCGATACGCCGTGGATGGAGCGTGGAAGGTACCGCACTTTGAAAAAATGCTCTACGATCAGGCGCAGCTGGCCCTGGTTTACCTGGAAGGGTTTCAATGGACCGGTGCAAGAGAGTGGGCGGAAGTGGCTCGAGAGACCCTCGAGTTTGCACTGCGGGAGCTCGCTTCTCGCGAGGGAGCTTTCTATTCTTCCTTGGCTGCCGATAGCCCCGATCCCCAATCCGGAGGAGAACCGAAAGAGGGAGCCTTTTACCTGTGGACACTGGAAGAGCTAGACAGCGTGCTCGAGGAGCCTCTCCGGGAACTGGTCCACCGGTTTTACGGCCTTTCCCCGGAGGGGAACATTCCGCAGGAGGTGGATGCGCACGGGGAGCTTCGGCGTAAAAATGTCTTGTGGCAGGCCGCTATGCTGGAGGAGGTGGCCCAGGAACTGGGTCTTTCGAGAGAAGAAGCATCCCAGTTGCTCCAACTGGCCAGAAGGCAATTATGGGAAGCACGCGAGAGGCGCCCCAAACCTTGGGTCGATGACAAGATTGTGGCAGGCTGGAACGGGTTGATGATCTCGGCCTTGGCAAGGGTGGGGACCGCCCTGGAGGAGGCCGTTTTTGTGGAATGTGCCGAAAGGTGTGGGGAGTTTCTCTGGTCTCAATTCTGGGATCCCCTCAATGAGCGCTTGTTTCGGATCTACCGCAATGGCGTTTCCGATATTGGGGGGTTTGCGCTCGATTATGCCTGTGTGGTCAGCGGGTTTTTAGAACTCTTCGAGGCTACCGGGCGGGAAGAGTGGCTTGAACGCGCCTGCCGCGTGCAACACTCCATGGACCGCCGGTTTTGGGACGATGGAGAAGGCGGTTATTTTGCGGCAGAGGAAGATCCTTCTCTTTGGTTGCGGCTCAAAGAGCGATATGATGGCGCGGAGCCGGCACCTCAATCGATAGCCTTATCCAATCTTGTGCGCCTGTCCAGCTGGACTGGGGAGAAAACGTACTGGGACCGGGCGGAGGCCTTGGTACGTGCCGAAGGAAAGATCCTCCAACGCTTTCCGGAAGCACTTCCATGGTTTGCCGGTGTCCTTCCGCGGCTAGAAGCCCCCCCTACTCAGCTGGTTTTAGTGGCAAGCCATTGGGATGACCGGGCACGGGAATTAAAGAAGGCTCTTTTTGAGCGATTCCTTCCTTTTGTGGAAAAAGTCTTGGTCAGCCGGCCAACTGGGACGCTGAGGGAAGTAAGAGACAGGGTTGCGAACGAACTTCAGTGGCTCCCGAAGGACGATCCAGGGCCGTCCGTATATATCTGTCAAAAGGGAGCCTGCCAGGTTCCCATCCGCGATCCACGGATTTTTGAGGCAACCCTTAAGGAGCTTGCACCAAGAACTCCAGAGGAGGTCGCGCCCGCTTATGGTTGA